In Xanthomonas sp. SI, the following are encoded in one genomic region:
- a CDS encoding prolyl oligopeptidase family serine peptidase, whose translation MLVPYRWIGVLAVASLLPFAAAAADSGYRQPPEPLLGVMRAPLNPSPRLDPTGKTLLLVQRTQYPPIARVAEPYLKLAGVRVEPRSHSRHDMSNGYGIRACLEGFSLVDVASGKQTAVTLPAGACPALPVWSPDGRRFAFNNTAADRVELWLGDVATGNVRRIDGVQLNPVLGGEIQWLGGSDTLLLKTVPQNLGAAPRKAAVPPGPEVKETIQGKGESSTYEARDTLSSPEDEALFAYYAISQLLTVDAASGKQSKVGAPAVYTAVDGAPDGRHVRVERLKRPYSYVTTYARFAHDVAVLDLSNGGERVLADLPVADRVPVQGVPTGPRAYSWRANQPATLVWAEALDGGDWKATVPARDKLLTLAAPFTAKPRELARVTQRYAGLSWFAQGGQALLDEYDENRHWRRTTLLDADRAGTPGRVLFDLSTDDLYADPGTPELRVLANGEAVLHEDRGALFLSGQGATPAGDRAFLDRYDLASGKTERLFRSDASVDEVFAGFAGDDTTRLLTWRQSPTDPPNVYLRALGQAQPAAAAGEAVYASSVAPVTRFPDPTPLVRQIKKRLVTYKRKDGVELSFTLYTPPGYKEGTRVPAILYAYPLDYADPSKAGQVSGANERDFTRLSSYQLLLLAGYAIIDDTAFPIVGDPKTAYDTYLQQLVDNATAAVDKAVELGVVDRQRIGVTGHSHGALMAANLLAHTDLFRAGVATSGSYNKTLTPFGFQNERRSFWAAPEVYAQASAFFHADKIDEPLLIVHGMDDANPGTETTQAPRLFQAIRGNGGTARLVLLPFEPHWYSARESNEDVVAEMLEWFDRYVKHAPPRAEAKAAAQKR comes from the coding sequence GCCGGCGTGCGCGTGGAGCCGCGCAGCCACAGCCGTCACGACATGTCCAACGGCTACGGCATCCGTGCCTGCCTGGAAGGCTTCAGCCTGGTCGATGTGGCCAGCGGCAAGCAGACCGCGGTGACCTTGCCGGCCGGTGCCTGTCCGGCGCTGCCGGTGTGGTCGCCGGACGGGCGCCGTTTCGCCTTCAACAACACCGCCGCCGACCGCGTCGAGCTGTGGCTGGGCGACGTCGCCACCGGCAACGTGCGCCGCATCGACGGCGTGCAGCTCAACCCGGTGCTGGGCGGCGAGATCCAGTGGCTGGGCGGCAGCGACACGCTGCTGCTGAAGACCGTGCCGCAGAACCTGGGCGCCGCGCCGCGCAAGGCCGCGGTGCCGCCGGGTCCGGAGGTCAAGGAAACCATCCAGGGCAAGGGCGAGAGCAGCACCTACGAGGCGCGCGATACGCTGTCCAGTCCCGAGGACGAGGCGCTGTTCGCGTACTACGCCATCTCGCAGTTGCTCACCGTCGATGCGGCCAGCGGCAAGCAGAGCAAGGTCGGCGCGCCGGCGGTCTATACCGCGGTCGATGGCGCGCCCGACGGCCGCCATGTGCGCGTGGAGCGGCTCAAGCGGCCGTATTCCTACGTCACCACCTATGCGCGTTTTGCCCACGATGTGGCGGTGCTGGATCTGTCCAATGGCGGCGAGCGTGTGCTGGCCGATCTGCCGGTCGCCGACCGGGTGCCGGTGCAGGGCGTGCCGACCGGCCCGCGTGCGTATTCCTGGCGGGCCAACCAGCCGGCCACGCTGGTCTGGGCCGAGGCGCTGGACGGCGGCGACTGGAAAGCCACCGTGCCCGCGCGCGACAAGCTGCTGACCCTGGCGGCGCCGTTCACCGCCAAGCCGCGCGAGCTGGCGCGGGTGACCCAGCGCTACGCCGGCCTGTCCTGGTTCGCCCAGGGCGGGCAGGCGCTGCTGGACGAATACGACGAAAACCGTCACTGGCGGCGCACCACGCTGCTCGACGCCGACCGCGCCGGCACGCCCGGGCGCGTGCTGTTCGACCTGTCCACCGACGATCTGTACGCCGATCCCGGCACCCCGGAACTGCGCGTGCTGGCCAACGGCGAAGCGGTGCTGCACGAGGATCGCGGCGCGCTGTTCCTGAGCGGGCAGGGCGCCACGCCGGCCGGCGACCGCGCGTTCCTGGACCGCTACGACCTGGCCAGCGGCAAGACCGAGCGCCTGTTCCGCAGCGATGCCAGCGTCGACGAGGTGTTCGCCGGGTTCGCCGGCGACGACACCACCCGGTTGCTGACCTGGCGCCAGTCGCCGACCGATCCGCCGAACGTGTACCTGCGCGCGCTGGGCCAGGCGCAGCCCGCTGCGGCGGCGGGCGAAGCGGTCTACGCATCGAGCGTCGCGCCGGTCACCCGTTTCCCCGATCCGACGCCGCTGGTGCGGCAGATCAAGAAGCGGCTGGTGACCTACAAGCGCAAGGACGGGGTGGAACTGTCGTTCACCCTGTACACGCCGCCGGGCTACAAGGAAGGCACGCGGGTGCCGGCGATCCTGTACGCCTATCCGCTGGACTACGCCGACCCGTCCAAGGCCGGCCAGGTCAGCGGCGCCAACGAGCGCGATTTCACCCGCCTGAGCTCCTACCAGCTGCTGTTGCTGGCCGGCTACGCGATCATCGACGACACCGCGTTCCCGATCGTCGGCGATCCCAAGACCGCCTACGACACCTATCTGCAGCAGCTGGTGGACAACGCCACCGCGGCGGTGGACAAGGCGGTGGAGCTGGGCGTGGTCGATCGCCAGCGGATCGGCGTCACCGGCCACAGCCACGGCGCGCTGATGGCGGCCAACCTGCTGGCGCATACCGACCTGTTCCGCGCCGGCGTGGCCACCAGCGGCAGCTACAACAAGACCCTGACCCCGTTCGGCTTCCAGAACGAGCGGCGTTCGTTCTGGGCGGCGCCGGAGGTGTACGCGCAGGCCTCGGCGTTCTTCCACGCCGACAAGATCGACGAGCCGCTGCTGATCGTGCACGGCATGGACGACGCCAATCCCGGCACCGAAACCACCCAGGCGCCGCGGCTGTTCCAGGCGATCCGCGGCAACGGCGGTACCGCGCGGCTGGTGCTGCTGCCGTTCGAGCCGCACTGGTATAGCGCGCGCGAGTCCAACGAGGACGTGGTGGCGGAGATGCTGGAGTGGTTCGACCGCTACGTGAAGCATGCGCCGCCGCGTGCGGAGGCGAAAGCGGCAGCGCAGAAGCGGTAG